A window from Cystobacter ferrugineus encodes these proteins:
- a CDS encoding GspE/PulE family protein has product MIDFLRTITRGIWVLSLLILTGGLILWLVKNPARDMATLQALGGYLSERATLPLGLLGLSLVLGVGGVWMERRSHRSIQAREQRQALSPLEVVNAEVAFAVRELLSELNVTLRRYMMRAEPDMIAFVDTLLDGAIRVGASDVHVHPLEMGTRIAFRVHGVLEEVMMLSREHHPRLINRLKVLSKVVLFRTDRPQDGHFSIHTPEGPADIRVSLLPTNHGESVALRIARSSVRLPRLANLGFPQGLLAPFQRVLDLPQGVIFVAGATGSGKTTTLYASLGYIKETRGDMTRIATIEDPIEYDVPLFSQTQVNTEQGFTFAQGLRSVLRQDPNVIMVGEIRDAETARTAIQAGLSGHLLLTTVHANSAAGVFNRLIEMGVEPFLLASASVASISQRLVRSLCPHCRVPFQPENEEVARLNAAGLPTSGPFYGSTGCERCGGSGFLGRTALYEVLSVTPTIRECINTKVPTSQTHELAVREGMMPLLAAGLERVHAGNTTLREVFRVVG; this is encoded by the coding sequence ATGATCGACTTCCTGCGCACCATCACTCGAGGCATCTGGGTGCTCTCGCTGCTGATTCTCACCGGTGGCCTGATTCTATGGCTGGTGAAGAACCCCGCGCGAGACATGGCGACCCTTCAGGCGCTGGGTGGATACCTGTCCGAACGCGCCACCCTCCCACTGGGTTTGCTGGGCCTGTCGCTGGTGCTGGGCGTGGGGGGCGTGTGGATGGAACGCCGGAGCCATCGCTCGATTCAAGCCCGTGAGCAGCGCCAGGCCCTGTCGCCGCTGGAGGTGGTGAACGCGGAGGTGGCGTTCGCCGTGCGCGAGCTGCTCTCCGAGCTGAACGTCACGCTGCGCCGCTACATGATGCGCGCCGAGCCCGACATGATCGCCTTCGTGGATACCCTGCTCGATGGCGCCATCCGGGTGGGAGCCAGTGATGTGCACGTGCACCCGCTGGAGATGGGCACGCGCATCGCCTTCCGCGTCCACGGCGTGCTCGAGGAGGTGATGATGCTCTCGCGGGAACACCACCCGCGCCTCATCAACCGCCTGAAGGTGCTGTCCAAGGTGGTGCTCTTCCGGACGGATCGGCCCCAGGACGGCCACTTCTCCATCCACACGCCCGAGGGCCCCGCGGACATCCGGGTATCGTTGTTGCCCACCAACCACGGGGAGTCGGTGGCCCTGCGCATCGCGCGCAGCAGCGTGCGGTTGCCACGGCTGGCCAACCTGGGCTTCCCCCAGGGGCTGCTCGCGCCGTTCCAGCGCGTCCTCGATCTGCCCCAGGGCGTCATCTTCGTCGCTGGCGCGACCGGTAGCGGCAAGACGACGACGCTGTACGCCTCGCTCGGCTACATCAAGGAGACGCGCGGAGACATGACGCGGATCGCCACCATCGAGGATCCCATCGAATACGACGTCCCGCTCTTCTCCCAGACGCAGGTGAACACCGAGCAGGGCTTCACCTTCGCCCAGGGACTGCGCTCGGTGCTGCGCCAGGATCCCAACGTCATCATGGTGGGAGAGATCCGCGACGCGGAGACCGCGCGCACGGCGATCCAGGCCGGGCTGAGCGGGCACCTGCTCTTGACGACAGTGCATGCGAACTCGGCGGCGGGCGTCTTCAACCGGCTCATCGAGATGGGCGTCGAGCCCTTCCTGCTCGCGTCCGCCTCGGTGGCCAGCATCTCGCAGCGGCTCGTGCGCTCGCTGTGCCCCCACTGCCGCGTGCCCTTCCAGCCGGAGAACGAGGAGGTGGCGCGGTTGAACGCGGCGGGCCTGCCCACCTCGGGTCCGTTCTATGGTTCCACGGGTTGCGAGCGCTGTGGGGGCTCGGGCTTCCTGGGGCGCACCGCGCTCTACGAGGTCCTCAGCGTGACCCCGACCATTCGCGAGTGCATCAACACCAAGGTGCCCACCTCGCAGACCCATGAACTCGCGGTGAGGGAGGGCATGATGCCCTTGCTCGCGGCGGGCCTGGAGCGCGTCCACGCGGGGAACACGACGCTGCGGGAAGTCTTCCGGGTGGTCGGATGA
- a CDS encoding SpoIID/LytB domain-containing protein produces the protein MWRPVALLLLLLVPLRAPAVETMRIAMGDAQGEVRVSGKGLSFGSDTEDAAFTPLQQDGVVVRRRGSRLELNGAPVIGSAVRFRAGVESSDAGTPGDSAIRARDMEVRGDVVVRLYKDGLQLINVIALEDYLAAVLGSEMPVSFPSEALKAQAVAARTYALQKKLEAYGAPFHMGSSVLHQVYGGLNREDPRTRAAVVATRGEVLTYELAPIEAYFHASCGGHTESGWDSLQRDLPYLKAVECPCGRLPASRWSATVSDAELRAALGQPTEGFRVTGRTSTHRVSRVSVAGGASVDGAQFRRKLGYTKLKSLDFDVEHTQGKWHFTGRGYGHGAGLCQWGAKALADGGMSYRDILLHYYPDTELQQLY, from the coding sequence ATGTGGCGACCTGTTGCACTGCTGTTGCTCCTGCTCGTGCCCCTGCGCGCGCCCGCCGTGGAGACCATGCGCATCGCCATGGGTGACGCCCAGGGCGAGGTGCGCGTGAGTGGCAAGGGCCTCTCCTTTGGTTCCGATACCGAGGACGCCGCCTTCACCCCCCTCCAGCAGGACGGGGTGGTCGTGCGGCGGCGGGGCTCGCGCCTGGAGCTCAACGGCGCCCCCGTCATCGGCTCCGCGGTGCGCTTCCGCGCTGGCGTGGAGTCGTCGGACGCGGGCACTCCGGGTGACTCGGCCATTCGCGCCCGGGACATGGAGGTGCGCGGCGACGTCGTGGTGCGCCTGTACAAGGACGGGCTCCAGCTCATCAACGTCATCGCCCTGGAGGACTACCTCGCCGCCGTGCTCGGCAGCGAGATGCCCGTCTCCTTCCCCTCCGAGGCCCTCAAGGCCCAGGCCGTGGCGGCCCGCACCTACGCCCTTCAGAAGAAGTTGGAGGCCTACGGTGCCCCCTTCCACATGGGCAGCAGCGTGCTCCACCAGGTGTATGGCGGACTCAACCGCGAGGACCCTCGCACCCGCGCCGCCGTGGTGGCCACCCGTGGAGAGGTGCTGACGTACGAGCTCGCCCCCATCGAGGCCTACTTCCATGCCTCCTGCGGTGGCCACACCGAGTCCGGCTGGGATTCGCTCCAGCGGGATCTGCCCTACCTCAAGGCCGTGGAATGCCCGTGTGGCCGCCTGCCCGCCAGCCGCTGGAGCGCCACCGTCTCCGACGCCGAGCTGCGCGCTGCCCTGGGCCAGCCCACCGAGGGCTTCCGGGTGACGGGACGCACCTCCACGCACCGGGTGAGCCGGGTCAGCGTGGCCGGCGGAGCCTCGGTGGATGGGGCCCAGTTCCGGCGCAAGCTCGGCTACACGAAGCTCAAGAGCCTGGACTTCGACGTGGAGCACACCCAAGGCAAGTGGCATTTCACCGGCCGTGGCTATGGCCATGGGGCGGGCCTCTGCCAGTGGGGCGCCAAGGCGCTGGCCGACGGCGGCATGTCCTACCGGGACATCCTCCTGCACTACTACCCGGACACCGAGCTGCAGCAGCTCTACTGA
- the yajC gene encoding preprotein translocase subunit YajC: MADSILILAQAAGGPSGMMNIVFIIGLFAIMYFVMIRPQQKQLKKHQELISSLKKGDEVVTQGGLIGRIQVVQDREVTLEVASGTRIRVLKTSVAGRYAAGEAAGATKAEDKKEEK, translated from the coding sequence GTGGCAGACAGCATTCTAATCCTGGCGCAGGCGGCGGGCGGTCCCAGCGGGATGATGAACATCGTCTTCATCATCGGGCTGTTCGCCATCATGTACTTCGTGATGATCCGCCCGCAGCAGAAGCAGCTCAAGAAGCACCAGGAGCTCATCTCCAGCCTGAAGAAGGGCGACGAGGTCGTCACCCAGGGCGGCCTCATCGGGCGCATCCAGGTCGTGCAGGATCGCGAGGTGACGCTCGAGGTGGCCAGCGGCACGCGCATCCGCGTGCTCAAGACTTCGGTGGCCGGACGCTACGCGGCGGGTGAGGCGGCCGGGGCGACCAAGGCCGAGGACAAGAAGGAGGAGAAGTGA
- a CDS encoding PEGA domain-containing protein produces MSPQKHASQKVAAVLKLGSALCAMAAVGLLIQPLVRGEVSTRPRDITLTPITSEDGETETVEEAESAGNAIRESRAPFEGAILSLDSEPSEATVQVNGKNQGETPVMVGLECERGEPVVITFSRRGFERTTHRTSCPQDEMVTVKARLKQSTRGTAGKR; encoded by the coding sequence GTGAGCCCACAGAAGCACGCCAGCCAGAAGGTCGCCGCGGTGTTGAAGCTCGGCTCCGCCCTGTGCGCGATGGCCGCCGTCGGACTGCTGATCCAGCCTCTCGTCCGAGGAGAGGTGAGCACCCGGCCGCGCGACATCACCCTGACGCCCATCACCTCGGAGGACGGGGAGACGGAGACCGTGGAGGAAGCGGAGTCCGCCGGCAACGCCATCCGGGAGTCACGCGCCCCCTTCGAGGGAGCCATTCTCTCGCTCGACTCCGAGCCCTCGGAAGCCACCGTCCAGGTCAATGGCAAGAATCAGGGGGAAACCCCGGTCATGGTGGGACTCGAATGCGAGCGGGGCGAACCGGTCGTCATCACGTTCTCCCGGCGTGGCTTCGAGCGCACGACCCATCGCACGTCCTGCCCCCAGGATGAGATGGTCACGGTGAAGGCCCGGCTGAAACAGAGTACCCGGGGCACCGCTGGCAAGCGGTGA
- the queA gene encoding tRNA preQ1(34) S-adenosylmethionine ribosyltransferase-isomerase QueA — MSSLLSDYDFALPEAQIAQAPLAARDASRLMVVSRASGAWSHRRFVELPELLREGDLLVVNDARVIPARLLGSKVGTGGRVELLVVRPAAATLTSQALGAAPEALEWICLGQASKGLKPGARVSFTGGLEAEVLEALGGGEYRVRFHAAPGASLARLLDAAGRLPLPPYITRPPEDADAERYQTVYARASGAVAAPTAGLHFTEATFAALAARGVQRVEVTLDVGPGTFLPVREENLEKHHMHPERYTVPEATARAVNAARAEGRRVVAVGTTVVRTLESAWDSASGGLRAGPGETSIFIRPGFTFRAVDVLLTNFHLPRSTLVVLVSALLGRERTLAAYREAVAAGYRFFSYGDAMLVTE, encoded by the coding sequence GTGTCCTCCCTGCTCTCCGATTACGACTTCGCGCTTCCCGAGGCGCAGATCGCCCAGGCCCCCCTGGCCGCCCGGGACGCCTCGCGCCTCATGGTGGTGAGCCGCGCCTCGGGCGCGTGGAGCCACCGCCGCTTCGTCGAGCTGCCCGAGCTGCTGCGCGAGGGTGATCTGCTCGTGGTCAACGACGCCCGGGTCATCCCCGCCCGGCTGCTGGGCTCCAAGGTGGGCACGGGCGGCCGGGTCGAGCTGCTCGTGGTGCGCCCCGCCGCCGCCACGCTGACCTCCCAGGCGCTCGGCGCGGCTCCCGAGGCGCTCGAGTGGATCTGCCTCGGCCAGGCCTCCAAGGGCCTCAAGCCCGGGGCGCGCGTGTCCTTCACGGGCGGCCTGGAGGCCGAGGTGCTCGAGGCGCTCGGGGGCGGGGAGTACCGGGTGCGCTTCCATGCGGCGCCGGGCGCGTCGCTCGCGCGGCTGCTGGACGCGGCGGGCCGCCTGCCCCTGCCTCCCTACATCACCCGGCCTCCCGAGGACGCGGACGCCGAGCGCTACCAGACGGTGTACGCGCGGGCCTCGGGCGCGGTGGCGGCGCCCACCGCGGGGCTGCACTTCACCGAGGCCACCTTCGCGGCGCTCGCCGCCCGGGGGGTCCAGCGCGTGGAGGTGACGCTGGACGTGGGGCCCGGCACCTTCCTGCCCGTGCGCGAGGAGAACCTGGAGAAGCACCACATGCACCCGGAGCGCTACACCGTCCCCGAGGCCACCGCCCGGGCGGTGAACGCCGCCAGGGCCGAGGGCCGCCGGGTGGTGGCGGTGGGCACCACGGTGGTGCGCACGTTGGAGTCGGCGTGGGATTCCGCGTCCGGAGGGCTGCGCGCGGGCCCGGGCGAGACGTCCATCTTCATCCGCCCCGGCTTCACCTTCCGGGCGGTGGACGTGCTGCTCACCAACTTCCACCTGCCGCGCTCCACGTTGGTGGTGCTGGTGAGCGCGCTGCTCGGGCGCGAGCGCACCCTGGCGGCCTACCGGGAGGCGGTCGCCGCCGGCTACCGGTTCTTCTCGTACGGCGACGCGATGTTGGTGACGGAGTAG
- a CDS encoding MFS transporter, translating into MALASGLAVANLYYHQPLLGDIGRTFQASDRAVGLVATVSQVGYALGLLLIVPLGDSLERRRVIVTMTLLVSLALMGVALAPNLSTVVLAGGLVGVTTVVPQLLVPFAAHLAAPEQRGRVVGQVMSGLLIGILLSRTAAGFVGVQFGWRSMFWCAAGLMLVLAGVLRLTLPHQPASASWSYPALLRSLVALVREEPVLRLHSLLGALTFGSFSAFWSTLALHLHALPQHYGARVAGLFGVVGVAGAIAAPLVGRYSDTRGDRRINAFSLGVLLVSFVVLGVAGRWLWGLALGVILLDLGAQANHISNQARVYALRPEARSRLNTVYMVTYFVGGALGAWLGSLAWSNLGWTGVCAVGGLLPLVGLLVLGAAAPPRQEEQPRA; encoded by the coding sequence ATGGCCCTCGCCTCGGGCCTCGCGGTCGCCAACCTCTACTACCACCAGCCCCTGCTCGGAGACATCGGCCGGACGTTCCAGGCGTCGGATCGGGCGGTGGGGCTCGTGGCCACGGTGTCCCAGGTGGGCTACGCCCTGGGGCTGTTGCTCATCGTCCCACTCGGTGACAGCCTCGAGCGACGCCGCGTCATCGTCACCATGACGCTGCTGGTGAGTCTGGCGCTGATGGGCGTGGCCCTGGCCCCCAACCTGTCCACGGTGGTGCTCGCCGGCGGGCTGGTGGGGGTGACCACGGTGGTGCCCCAGTTGCTCGTGCCCTTCGCCGCGCACCTCGCCGCCCCGGAGCAGCGCGGACGCGTGGTGGGGCAGGTGATGAGCGGATTGCTCATCGGCATCCTCCTGTCGCGCACGGCGGCGGGTTTCGTCGGCGTTCAGTTCGGCTGGCGCTCCATGTTCTGGTGCGCCGCGGGCTTGATGCTGGTGCTCGCGGGGGTGTTGCGGCTCACGCTGCCCCATCAGCCCGCGAGCGCCTCCTGGTCCTACCCGGCCCTGTTGCGCTCGCTGGTGGCGCTGGTGCGCGAGGAGCCCGTGCTCCGGCTCCACTCCCTGCTGGGCGCGCTCACCTTCGGGTCCTTCAGTGCTTTCTGGAGCACGCTGGCGCTCCACCTGCACGCCCTGCCGCAGCACTACGGCGCGCGCGTCGCGGGGCTGTTCGGCGTCGTGGGCGTGGCCGGAGCCATCGCCGCGCCCCTGGTGGGCCGCTACAGCGACACCCGCGGGGACCGGCGCATCAACGCGTTCTCCCTGGGTGTCCTGCTCGTCTCCTTCGTCGTGCTCGGCGTGGCGGGGCGGTGGCTGTGGGGCCTCGCCCTGGGCGTCATCCTGTTGGACCTGGGCGCCCAGGCCAACCACATCTCCAACCAGGCGCGCGTCTACGCCCTGCGCCCCGAGGCCCGCAGCCGCCTCAACACCGTCTACATGGTGACGTACTTCGTGGGCGGCGCACTCGGTGCCTGGCTGGGCAGTCTGGCCTGGAGCAACCTGGGGTGGACAGGCGTGTGCGCCGTGGGGGGGCTGCTGCCGCTCGTGGGCTTGCTGGTGCTGGGCGCCGCCGCTCCACCGCGTCAGGAGGAGCAGCCCCGGGCGTGA
- the secD gene encoding protein translocase subunit SecD: MDRGWYWRLSLVIGVTLATVWLLMPSYYSLFKVDRSERNNLAAIEKAMPAWAPPAKYRINLGLDLQGGIHMVMRVDTKTALEKRTERRGDQIARYINDEKKLGQVTVDTDVERLQLTLTAQDPATMDAIEKEVLATFTDFTRVSRDGARLVLTPDEGQINRFREESVDQAMLVIRRRIDKWGVAEVDVRKLGTDAIQISLPGRNDPEQAKELVGTTAQLEFHMVDDTTDFFREHYQKTPPPEGSNITLTTTEGFPQLEGPNREALLAYVKDATPQGRVVMLECIASATRKGVCDSYRTYLLEKEAPLTGESLTGADASLSQLNEPEVNISFDAAGARQFEQLTEKGVGRRMAIVLDDYVQSAPRINERIGGGRARITMGRSGGRPLEQWLADAQTLALALKAGALPAPVTTGEIRQVGASLGDELIRKGSLAAVVGVLCVIVFMGLYYRAAGLIADVALLLNGLLILGGMALFNATLTLPGLAAFVLTLGIAVDANVLINERIREELSHGKTARAAVDQGYDRAFWTIFDAHVTAIVAGLILFFTGTGPVRGFATTLIIGLLASLFTSILVTRVIMTYFVHGRNAQTVSV; encoded by the coding sequence ATGGATCGCGGCTGGTACTGGAGGCTGAGCCTGGTCATCGGCGTCACGCTGGCGACCGTGTGGCTGCTGATGCCCTCCTATTATTCCTTGTTCAAGGTGGACCGGAGCGAGCGCAACAACCTCGCGGCGATCGAGAAGGCGATGCCCGCGTGGGCGCCTCCCGCCAAGTACCGCATCAACCTGGGGCTCGACCTGCAGGGCGGCATCCACATGGTGATGCGGGTGGACACCAAGACGGCCCTGGAGAAGCGCACCGAGCGCCGGGGCGATCAGATCGCCCGCTACATCAACGACGAGAAGAAGCTGGGCCAGGTGACGGTGGACACGGACGTGGAGCGGCTCCAGCTCACGTTGACCGCGCAGGACCCCGCCACCATGGACGCCATCGAGAAGGAGGTGCTCGCCACCTTCACCGACTTCACGCGCGTGTCGCGTGACGGCGCCAGGCTGGTGCTCACGCCGGACGAGGGCCAGATCAACCGCTTCCGCGAGGAGTCGGTGGATCAGGCGATGCTCGTCATCCGCCGCCGCATCGACAAGTGGGGCGTGGCCGAGGTGGACGTGCGCAAGCTGGGCACGGACGCCATCCAGATCTCCCTGCCGGGCCGCAATGATCCCGAGCAGGCCAAGGAACTGGTGGGCACCACGGCGCAGCTCGAGTTCCACATGGTGGACGACACCACGGACTTCTTCCGCGAGCACTACCAGAAGACGCCTCCGCCCGAGGGCAGCAACATCACCCTCACCACCACCGAGGGTTTCCCCCAGCTCGAGGGCCCCAACCGCGAGGCGCTCCTGGCGTACGTGAAGGACGCGACGCCCCAGGGCCGCGTGGTGATGCTCGAGTGCATCGCCAGCGCGACGCGCAAGGGCGTGTGCGACAGCTACCGCACCTACCTGCTGGAGAAGGAAGCGCCGCTGACGGGCGAGAGCCTCACCGGCGCGGACGCCTCGCTCAGCCAGCTCAACGAGCCCGAGGTGAACATCAGCTTCGACGCCGCCGGGGCCCGCCAGTTCGAGCAGCTCACCGAGAAGGGCGTGGGCCGGCGCATGGCCATCGTCCTGGACGACTACGTGCAGTCGGCGCCGCGCATCAACGAGCGCATCGGCGGTGGCCGGGCGCGCATCACCATGGGCCGCTCGGGAGGCCGTCCGCTGGAGCAGTGGCTGGCGGACGCCCAGACGCTGGCGCTGGCGCTCAAGGCGGGCGCGCTGCCCGCGCCGGTGACCACGGGCGAAATCCGTCAGGTGGGCGCCTCGCTGGGTGACGAGCTCATCCGCAAGGGCAGCCTCGCCGCGGTGGTGGGCGTGCTGTGCGTCATCGTCTTCATGGGGCTGTACTACCGCGCCGCGGGCCTCATCGCGGACGTGGCCCTGCTGCTCAACGGCCTGCTCATCCTCGGGGGCATGGCGCTCTTCAACGCCACGCTCACGCTGCCGGGCCTCGCGGCCTTCGTGCTCACGTTGGGCATCGCGGTGGACGCCAACGTGCTCATCAACGAGCGCATCCGCGAGGAGCTCAGCCACGGCAAGACGGCACGCGCCGCGGTGGACCAGGGTTATGACCGCGCCTTCTGGACCATCTTCGACGCCCACGTCACCGCGATCGTCGCCGGCCTCATCCTCTTCTTCACCGGTACGGGCCCGGTGCGCGGCTTCGCCACCACGCTCATCATCGGCCTGCTGGCGTCGCTCTTCACCTCCATCCTGGTGACGCGCGTCATCATGACCTACTTCGTCCACGGCCGGAACGCCCAGACGGTGTCCGTCTAG
- the tgt gene encoding tRNA guanosine(34) transglycosylase Tgt, which yields MAEPRKEKGDTRVAPSLVRYELLHEDASGTRARRGRLHTPHGPVETPIFMPVGTVGSVKGVGPDDLLTLDAQIILGNTYHLMLRPGDDLVGHMGGLHRFISWDRPMLTDSGGFQVFSLSEKRKITEEGAAFQSHLDGRHLLLSPERSMEIQETLGADIIMAFDECPPSTESRAYLEKSLARTTRWLHRCVKAWSRERSSLFGIVQGGLDPQLRKLHTEDVCAVDLPGYALGGYAVGETPEAMYEGVAYSAPLLPRDKPRYLMGVGTPVDLVTCVEHGVDMFDCVLPTRCARNGLLFTSEGKLVIRNATWARDERPADPACTCYTCRNFSRAYLRHLFVAGEILAMRLNSLHNLHYFLTLMKQVREAIAEDRYAQFARDFRERARAQEAERTRTK from the coding sequence ATGGCAGAGCCGCGCAAGGAGAAGGGGGACACCCGGGTCGCACCGAGCCTGGTGCGCTACGAGCTGTTGCACGAGGATGCCTCGGGCACGCGCGCGCGCCGGGGACGGCTGCACACACCGCATGGCCCCGTGGAGACGCCCATCTTCATGCCCGTGGGCACCGTGGGCAGCGTCAAGGGCGTGGGGCCGGATGATCTGCTCACGCTCGACGCGCAGATCATCCTCGGCAACACCTACCATCTGATGCTGCGGCCGGGAGACGATCTGGTGGGGCACATGGGCGGCCTGCACCGCTTCATCTCCTGGGACCGGCCCATGCTCACCGACAGCGGGGGCTTCCAGGTGTTCAGCCTCTCGGAGAAGCGGAAGATCACCGAGGAGGGCGCCGCCTTCCAGTCGCACCTGGACGGGCGCCACCTGCTGCTGTCGCCCGAGCGCTCCATGGAGATCCAGGAGACGCTCGGCGCGGACATCATCATGGCGTTCGACGAGTGCCCGCCGTCCACCGAGAGCCGGGCCTACCTGGAGAAGTCCCTGGCGCGCACCACGCGCTGGCTGCACCGGTGCGTGAAGGCCTGGAGCCGCGAGCGCTCCTCGCTCTTCGGCATCGTCCAGGGCGGGTTGGATCCGCAGTTGCGCAAGCTGCACACCGAGGATGTGTGCGCGGTGGACCTGCCCGGCTACGCGCTCGGCGGCTATGCGGTGGGTGAGACCCCGGAGGCCATGTACGAGGGGGTGGCGTATTCCGCGCCGCTGTTGCCCCGGGACAAGCCGCGCTACCTCATGGGGGTGGGCACGCCCGTGGACCTGGTCACCTGCGTGGAGCACGGGGTGGACATGTTCGACTGCGTGCTGCCCACGCGCTGCGCGCGCAACGGCCTGCTCTTCACCTCCGAGGGCAAGCTCGTCATCCGCAACGCCACCTGGGCGAGGGATGAGCGGCCGGCGGACCCGGCGTGCACCTGCTACACCTGCCGCAACTTCAGCCGGGCCTACCTGCGCCACCTCTTCGTGGCGGGGGAGATCCTGGCCATGCGGCTCAACAGCCTGCACAACCTGCACTACTTCCTCACCCTCATGAAGCAGGTGCGCGAGGCCATCGCCGAGGACCGCTACGCCCAGTTCGCCCGCGACTTCCGGGAGCGGGCCCGGGCCCAGGAGGCCGAGCGGACGCGGACGAAGTAG
- a CDS encoding KamA family radical SAM protein, whose translation MSSSLPPSKGAPARPASQAGRAVLFPEATDAQWADWRWHQRNAVRNLAQLEKVIPLAPDERAGVQETSSLFRVGISPYYLSLIDRDHPLCPIRMQSIPVRAEARVRPGELEDPLGEDKTRPEEAIVHKYPDRVLFLALDTCSVYCRHCTRRRITKGGEAELSKEQMRRGIEYIRRHPEVRDVLVSGGDPFLLTEERLEELLAPLYDIPHVEMVRIGTRVPVCLPMRVTDALARLLRRYAPVYVVTHFNHPKEVTPEAREACERLVDHGVPVENQAVLMRRLNSDARIIQELSHALLRIRVRPYYLHQMDVAQGCEHLRTPLAKGVEILQQLRGHTSGLAVPHLAVDLPGGGGKVTLQPDYVVERGAHETVFRNYKGERYVYPEPEELDCSCPYDAVWRERRWG comes from the coding sequence ATGTCCTCCTCCCTCCCGCCCTCCAAGGGCGCTCCCGCGCGTCCAGCCTCCCAGGCCGGCCGCGCGGTCCTGTTTCCCGAGGCCACCGACGCGCAGTGGGCCGACTGGCGCTGGCACCAGCGCAACGCCGTGCGCAACCTCGCGCAGCTCGAGAAGGTCATCCCCCTCGCGCCCGATGAGCGCGCGGGCGTGCAGGAAACCTCCTCGCTCTTCCGTGTGGGCATCAGCCCGTACTACCTGTCCCTCATCGACCGGGACCACCCCCTCTGTCCCATCCGCATGCAGTCCATCCCCGTGCGCGCCGAGGCCCGCGTGCGCCCCGGGGAGCTCGAGGATCCGCTCGGCGAGGACAAGACCCGGCCCGAGGAGGCCATCGTCCACAAGTACCCGGACCGCGTCCTCTTCCTCGCGCTCGACACCTGCTCCGTCTACTGCCGCCACTGCACCCGCCGCCGCATCACCAAGGGCGGCGAGGCGGAACTCTCCAAGGAGCAGATGCGGCGCGGCATCGAGTACATCCGCCGCCACCCCGAGGTGCGCGACGTGCTCGTCTCCGGGGGAGATCCCTTCCTCCTCACCGAGGAGCGGCTCGAGGAACTGCTCGCGCCCCTGTACGACATCCCCCACGTGGAGATGGTGCGCATCGGCACGCGCGTGCCCGTGTGTCTGCCCATGCGCGTCACCGACGCGCTCGCCCGGCTGCTGCGTCGCTACGCCCCCGTCTACGTCGTCACCCACTTCAACCACCCGAAGGAAGTGACTCCCGAGGCGCGCGAGGCCTGCGAGCGGCTCGTGGACCATGGCGTCCCCGTGGAGAACCAGGCCGTGCTCATGCGGCGCCTCAACTCGGACGCGCGCATCATCCAGGAGCTGTCCCACGCGCTGCTGCGCATCCGCGTGCGCCCCTACTACCTCCACCAGATGGATGTGGCCCAGGGCTGCGAGCACCTGCGCACTCCCCTCGCCAAGGGCGTGGAGATCCTCCAGCAACTCCGCGGCCACACCTCCGGACTCGCCGTGCCCCACCTCGCCGTGGACCTGCCCGGTGGGGGCGGCAAGGTGACGCTCCAGCCGGACTACGTGGTGGAGCGCGGCGCGCACGAAACCGTGTTCCGCAACTACAAGGGCGAGCGCTACGTCTACCCCGAGCCGGAAGAGCTCGACTGCTCTTGCCCCTACGACGCCGTGTGGCGCGAGCGGCGCTGGGGGTAG